One Paraburkholderia agricolaris genomic region harbors:
- a CDS encoding Trm112 family protein: MDARLLEILVCPICKGPLSYDRSAQELICNADKLAYPIRDGIPVMLVDEARQTVEGTPVDLNPGSVA; the protein is encoded by the coding sequence GTGGACGCTCGCCTGCTTGAAATTCTCGTCTGCCCGATCTGCAAGGGCCCGCTCAGCTACGACCGTTCTGCGCAGGAACTGATCTGCAACGCGGACAAGCTTGCCTATCCCATCCGCGACGGTATTCCCGTGATGCTGGTCGACGAAGCGCGCCAGACCGTCGAAGGCACACCGGTCGACCTGAATCCGGGCTCGGTCGCCTGA
- the lpxK gene encoding tetraacyldisaccharide 4'-kinase, whose amino-acid sequence MSGLNNRLEARLAREWQQRGPLAWALTPFACVFGAIAAARRAAFSFGWLKSVRIGVPVVVVGNVTVGGTGKTPTVIALVEALRAAGFKPGVVSRGYGARVKEPTPVLAASAANVGGDEPLLIARRTGAPVWVCPDRVAAAQALCAAHREVDVIVSDDGLQHYRLERDAELVVFDHRLGGNGFLLPAGPLREPLSRRRDATLVNDPYARTLPPWPNTFALQLAPGDAWHLDNPGLRRPLVQFSGERVLAAAGIGSPERFFATLRAAGLTPTTRALPDHYAFERNPFTDVDADTILITEKDAVKLGSWRDARIWVVPVEAALDHRLIALVVEKVRGRSPA is encoded by the coding sequence ATGAGCGGCCTGAACAACCGTCTCGAAGCACGCCTTGCGCGCGAATGGCAGCAGCGTGGCCCGCTTGCGTGGGCGCTGACACCCTTCGCGTGTGTATTCGGCGCGATTGCCGCCGCGCGCCGCGCCGCCTTCTCGTTCGGCTGGCTGAAATCCGTGCGCATTGGCGTGCCGGTGGTGGTGGTCGGCAACGTGACCGTCGGCGGCACCGGCAAGACACCGACCGTCATCGCGCTGGTCGAAGCCTTGCGCGCCGCCGGCTTCAAGCCCGGCGTGGTGTCGCGCGGCTATGGCGCGCGCGTCAAAGAACCGACGCCGGTTCTCGCGGCCTCGGCGGCAAACGTCGGCGGCGACGAACCGTTGCTGATCGCGCGCCGCACCGGCGCACCGGTGTGGGTCTGCCCGGATCGCGTCGCGGCCGCGCAGGCATTGTGCGCCGCGCATCGCGAAGTCGACGTGATTGTCAGCGACGACGGCTTGCAGCACTACCGCCTCGAGCGCGACGCCGAACTGGTGGTCTTCGATCACCGGCTCGGCGGCAACGGTTTTCTGCTGCCGGCCGGTCCGCTGCGCGAGCCGCTGTCGCGCCGCCGCGACGCGACGCTGGTCAACGATCCATACGCCCGCACGCTGCCCCCCTGGCCGAATACGTTCGCGCTGCAACTTGCGCCCGGCGACGCCTGGCATCTCGACAACCCCGGTCTGCGCCGCCCGCTCGTGCAATTCAGCGGCGAGCGCGTGCTGGCGGCGGCCGGCATCGGCTCACCCGAACGCTTTTTCGCGACGCTGCGCGCGGCCGGTCTCACGCCGACCACCCGCGCTTTGCCGGATCACTACGCGTTCGAGCGCAATCCTTTTACGGACGTCGACGCGGACACCATCCTGATAACCGAAAAGGATGCGGTAAAATTAGGGTCCTGGCGCGACGCGCGCATCTGGGTTGTTCCTGTCGAAGCCGCGCTCGATCATCGCCTCATTGCATTAGTTGTGGAGAAAGTCCGTGGACGCTCGCCTGCTTGA